One window from the genome of Hydra vulgaris chromosome 02, alternate assembly HydraT2T_AEP encodes:
- the LOC136075776 gene encoding uncharacterized protein LOC136075776, whose protein sequence is MPGRNCAFPTCTVSYTNKHSFMSSFRIPIRKCDSDWKNDIFKVLNKYRKFDKSLQEKIDACRVYICEHHFKPEDFELTRKKGENAKYHSGLSENLHRLGNQAKTGPKTKLNTENQLFMFLVWLKNGFTILHTSWLFKFSKSTTSRYLTTLTNFLYFSLGSVPICPSRKQVNKFMPESFKMTFPSTRCIIDWLLGISPSGAITFISQLYDGAISDKKIVVRSGFLKKELCNKNDSVMADRGFTISDHLNTINVKLNISSFLNGQQLSKEDATESQTIASLRIHVERAIRRIKVYRQISNEIPLVFHGSINQLWTVTCLLCNFLPPLIKNQK, encoded by the exons ATGCCTGGAAGGAATTGTGCTTTTCCAACTTGTACAGTTTCCTATACAAATAAGCACAGCTTTATGAGCAGCTTCCGAATTCCAATAAGAAAATGTGATTCTGACTggaaaaatgatatttttaaagttttaaataaatatcgtAAATTTGATAAGTCATTACAGGAGAAGATTGATGCATGTCGTGTTTATATATGTGAACATCATTTTAAACCTGAAGATTTTGAGTTGACAA GAAAAAAGGGTGAAAATGCTAAATACCACTCAGGATTATCTGAAAATTTGCACAGGTTAGGTAATCAGGCAAAAACTGgtccaaaaacaaaattaaacacagaaaatcagttatttatgtttttagtgtGGCTAAAAAATGGATTTACAATTTTGCACACATCttggttatttaaattttcaaaatcaacaaCATCTCGTTATTTAACAACATTGACAAACtttctatatttttctttgGGAAGTGTACCTATTTGTCCTTCACGCAAACAAGTTAATAAGTTTATGCCAGAAAGCTTTAAGATGACATTTCCATCAACAAGATGCATTATTGATT GGTTGTTAGGTATTTCTCCTTCAGGAGCAATAACTTTTATAAGCCAACTTTATGATGGAGCTATTTCtgacaaaaaaattgttgtaagaTCAGGTTTCCTTAAAAAAGAACTATGTAACAAAAATGATTCAGTTATGGCTGATCGTGGGTTTACCATTTCAGACCATTTAAACACAAtcaatgttaaattaaatatatcatcttttttaaatggaCAACAGCTAAGTAAAGAAGATGCTACAGAAAGTCAAACCATTGCATCATTGAGAATTCATGTAGAACGTGCTATTCGTAGAATTAAAGTATATCGCCAAATAAGTAATGAAATTCCTTTGGTGTTTCATGGTTCAATTAACCAACTATGGACAGTAACTTGtcttttatgtaactttttgcCACCacttatcaaaaatcaaaagtaa